From a single Nicotiana tomentosiformis chromosome 2, ASM39032v3, whole genome shotgun sequence genomic region:
- the LOC138904295 gene encoding uncharacterized protein — MELSVALSDNIKKFTPYEARYSLLECTCCALTWIAQKLRHYFCAYTTYLISRMDPLKYIFQKPMLTKYLEKWQILLSEFNIIYVTQKAVKGQVLVDHLAENPIEGEYEPLKTYFPDEEVSFVGEDITEAYDGWRMFFDGDANFKGVGIGAVLVLEIGQHYLVSAKIRFPCTNNMAEYEACILGLMLTIDMNVQELLVIGDSDLLVHQVFDEWATKNIKIFPYLYRVQDLINRFTKIEFKHVPRVQNEFADALATLSSMIQHSDNNFINPIPIGIHK; from the coding sequence ATGGAGCTTTCAGTTGCGTTATCGGACAATATCAAGAAATTCACACCTTACGAAGCACGGTACTCTTTGCTGGAgtgcacctgctgtgctttgacatggatagctcaaaagttgagacactacttctgtgcctacaccacatatctcatatcaaggatggatccgctgaaatacatcttccagaaacccatgcttACGAAATATTTAgaaaaatggcagatattgctgagtgagttcaacatcatttatgtaactcagaaggcagtcaaagggcaagtATTGGTGgatcatttggcagaaaatcctatagaaggagaatacgaaccattgaaaacgtattttcctgacGAGGAGGTATCATTTgtgggagaagatatcaccgaagcatacgatggttggagaatgttcttcgatggagatgcaaacttcaaaggagtgggtatcggAGCTGTCTTAGTGTTAGAAATAGGCCAACATTATCTGGTATCCGCAAAAAtcaggtttccatgtaccaacaatatggcagaatacgaggcttgcatcttgggactcatgTTAAccattgacatgaatgttcaggaaTTGCTGGTGATTGGAGATTCCGACCTTTTGGTGCATCAGGTTTTTGacgaatgggctacaaagaatatcAAAATATTTCCCTATTTGTACCGTGTACAAGATTTGATCAataggttcacgaagatagaattcaaacatgttccgagggttcagaatgagtttgcagatgcattagccactttatcttccatgatacaacactcAGACAATAATTTCATCaatcctatcccaataggaattcataagtaG